A portion of the Pseudomonas sp. GR 6-02 genome contains these proteins:
- the ureA gene encoding urease subunit gamma, producing MDLTPREKDKLLIFTAGLVAERRLARGVKLNYPEAMAYISAALLEGARDGQTVAELMHYGTTLLSREQVMEGIPEMIPEIQVEATFPDGTKLVTVHQPIA from the coding sequence ATGGACCTGACCCCACGCGAAAAAGACAAGCTGCTGATCTTCACCGCCGGCCTCGTGGCCGAGCGGCGTTTGGCTCGCGGCGTGAAACTCAATTACCCGGAGGCCATGGCCTACATTTCCGCGGCGCTGCTCGAAGGCGCGCGTGACGGCCAGACCGTGGCCGAGCTGATGCACTACGGCACCACCCTGCTCAGCCGCGAGCAAGTGATGGAAGGCATCCCGGAAATGATCCCGGAGATCCAGGTCGAAGCGACGTTTCCCGACGGCACCAAACTGGTCACCGTTCACCAACCGATCGCCTGA
- a CDS encoding urease accessory protein UreD — protein MNLPLPTALFTPSWHAELELGYARFGASTRPVQRRHQGPLRVQKHLYAEGPEVCQHIIVHPPGGIAGGDRLDISASVGTHAWAQITSPGAAKWYRAAGPAYQKLDLRVAAGATLEWLPQETIIFSAAQAELSTSIDLEGDARLFYWDVVALGRPASGERFDLGHFQAHLDIRRDGQLLWHERQRITGDDGLLDSPIGLDGQPVFATLLVTGEIDSELLEKCRSLPNEVRGDLTQLPGLLVARCLASEALLARGWLIELWRLLRPALLGREAVPPRIWAT, from the coding sequence ATGAATTTACCTCTCCCCACTGCGCTGTTTACCCCGAGCTGGCATGCCGAGCTGGAGCTGGGCTACGCCCGTTTCGGCGCCAGTACCCGCCCGGTACAGCGCCGTCATCAAGGCCCGCTGCGGGTGCAGAAGCACTTGTATGCCGAAGGCCCCGAGGTGTGTCAGCACATCATCGTCCACCCGCCGGGGGGGATTGCCGGCGGTGATCGGCTGGACATCTCGGCCAGCGTCGGCACCCACGCCTGGGCGCAAATCACCAGCCCCGGCGCCGCCAAGTGGTATCGCGCGGCCGGGCCGGCTTATCAGAAACTCGACTTGCGCGTTGCCGCCGGTGCTACGTTGGAGTGGCTGCCGCAAGAGACGATTATCTTCAGCGCCGCTCAGGCTGAACTCAGCACGAGCATTGATCTTGAGGGCGATGCCCGGTTGTTCTACTGGGACGTGGTAGCGCTGGGGCGTCCGGCCAGTGGCGAGCGCTTCGACCTCGGGCACTTCCAGGCCCACCTGGATATCCGCCGCGACGGCCAGTTGCTCTGGCACGAACGCCAGCGCATTACCGGGGATGACGGTTTGCTGGACTCGCCGATCGGGCTGGATGGGCAACCGGTGTTTGCGACGTTGCTGGTGACCGGAGAGATTGATAGTGAATTGCTGGAGAAGTGCCGCTCGCTGCCCAATGAGGTGCGCGGGGATCTGACGCAGCTGCCGGGGCTGTTGGTCGCCCGGTGCCTGGCCAGCGAGGCGTTGTTGGCACGGGGTTGGCTAATTGAACTGTGGCGATTGCTCCGGCCTGCGTTGCTCGGCCGCGAAGCCGTTCCGCCCAGAATATGGGCCACCTGA
- the urtE gene encoding urea ABC transporter ATP-binding subunit UrtE translates to MLQVDKLHQYYGGSHILRGLTFEVKVGEVTCLLGRNGVGKTTLLKCLMGLLPAKEGAVNWEGKPITTFKPHQRVHAGIAYVPQGREIFGRLTVEENLLMGLSRFPGSEAKEVPAFIYELFPVLLQMKQRRGGDLSGGQQQQLAIGRALASRPRLLILDEPTEGIQPSVIKEIGAVIKKLAARGDMAILLVEQFYDFAAELADQYLVMSRGEIVQQGRGENMEAEGVRGLVTI, encoded by the coding sequence ATGCTGCAAGTCGACAAGCTGCACCAGTACTACGGCGGTAGCCACATCCTGCGGGGCCTGACGTTTGAGGTGAAGGTCGGCGAAGTCACCTGCCTGCTCGGGCGCAACGGCGTGGGCAAGACCACCTTGCTCAAATGCCTGATGGGTTTGCTGCCGGCCAAGGAGGGCGCGGTGAACTGGGAAGGTAAACCGATCACCACGTTCAAGCCGCACCAACGGGTTCACGCCGGGATCGCCTACGTGCCTCAGGGCCGGGAAATCTTCGGCCGGCTGACCGTGGAAGAAAACCTGCTGATGGGCCTGTCGCGGTTTCCGGGTTCCGAAGCCAAAGAGGTCCCGGCGTTCATCTACGAGCTGTTCCCGGTGCTGCTGCAAATGAAGCAACGGCGTGGCGGTGACTTGTCCGGCGGTCAGCAACAGCAGCTGGCGATCGGCAGGGCACTGGCCAGTCGTCCACGGCTGCTGATTCTCGATGAGCCCACCGAAGGCATCCAGCCGTCGGTGATCAAGGAAATCGGCGCGGTGATCAAAAAGCTCGCAGCCCGTGGCGACATGGCGATTTTGCTGGTGGAGCAGTTCTACGATTTCGCCGCCGAGCTGGCCGATCAGTACCTGGTGATGTCCCGGGGCGAGATCGTGCAGCAGGGTCGTGGCGAAAATATGGAAGCCGAAGGTGTGCGCGGGCTGGTTACGATCTAA
- the urtD gene encoding urea ABC transporter ATP-binding protein UrtD, whose product MRITATAEFMLEPAFFPPQPNKDAGSSRDAIGLGQRVGPGLNTRHGTILTLEDISVSFDGFKALNNLNLYIGVGELRCIIGPNGAGKTTLMDVITGKTRPSHGKAWFGETLDLTQMSEVQIAQAGIGRKFQKPTVFEALSVFENLELAQKTDKSVWASLRARLSGEQKDRISEVLETIRLTSSVNRPAGLLSHGQKQFLEIGMLLMQDPQLLLLDEPVAGMTDAETEFTAELFKRLAGKHSLMVVEHDMGFVGSIADHVTVLHQGSVLAEGSLEQVQDNERVIEVYLGR is encoded by the coding sequence ATGAGAATCACAGCGACTGCGGAATTCATGCTCGAACCGGCCTTTTTCCCACCGCAGCCCAACAAGGATGCCGGTAGCAGCCGCGATGCCATCGGCCTCGGCCAACGCGTCGGCCCCGGCCTGAATACACGTCACGGCACCATCCTGACCCTGGAAGACATCAGCGTCAGCTTCGATGGTTTCAAGGCGCTCAACAATCTGAACCTGTACATCGGCGTCGGCGAATTGCGCTGCATCATCGGCCCCAACGGCGCGGGCAAGACCACGTTGATGGACGTGATCACCGGCAAGACTCGCCCCAGCCACGGCAAGGCCTGGTTCGGCGAAACCCTGGACCTGACGCAGATGAGCGAAGTGCAGATCGCCCAGGCTGGTATCGGTCGCAAGTTCCAGAAACCAACCGTGTTCGAAGCCCTGAGCGTGTTCGAAAACCTGGAGCTGGCGCAGAAAACCGACAAGTCGGTGTGGGCCAGTTTGCGGGCTCGCCTGAGTGGTGAACAAAAAGATCGCATCAGTGAAGTGCTGGAAACCATTCGCCTGACCAGTTCGGTCAATCGCCCGGCAGGGTTGTTGTCTCACGGGCAGAAGCAGTTTCTGGAAATCGGCATGCTGCTGATGCAAGACCCGCAACTGCTGTTGCTCGACGAGCCGGTGGCGGGCATGACCGACGCCGAAACCGAATTCACCGCCGAGCTGTTCAAGCGCCTGGCCGGCAAGCATTCGCTGATGGTGGTGGAACACGACATGGGCTTCGTCGGCTCGATCGCCGACCACGTCACCGTGTTGCACCAGGGCAGCGTGCTGGCCGAAGGGTCGCTGGAGCAGGTGCAGGACAATGAGCGGGTGATCGAGGTCTACCTCGGTCGATGA
- the urtC gene encoding urea ABC transporter permease subunit UrtC: MNQPLMLTATQKAGPKVTIAVGAVILVLLLALPLLSLLSPVSVFHVSAYTLTLVGKILCYAIVALALDLVWGYAGLLSLGHGLFFALGGYAMGMYLMRQASGDGLPAFMTFLSWTELPWYWTGTSSFLWAMCLVVLAPGLLALVFGFFAFRSRIKGVYFSIMTQALTFAGMLLFFRNETGFGGNNGFTNFRSILGFGITEPGTRAVLFFATVLLLVASLFIGWRLAQSKFGRVLTALRDAENRLMFCGYDPRGFKLFVWVLSAVLCGLAGALYVPQVGIINPSEMSPTNSIEAAVWVALGGRGTLIGPLLGAGVVNGMKSWFTVAFPEYWLFFLGALFIVVTLYLPKGVIGLLKKRGES; this comes from the coding sequence ATGAATCAGCCCCTGATGCTCACGGCTACACAAAAGGCCGGCCCCAAAGTCACCATCGCTGTTGGCGCGGTGATTCTCGTTTTGCTGCTGGCGTTGCCGCTGCTGTCGCTGTTATCGCCCGTCAGCGTTTTTCACGTCTCGGCCTACACATTGACGCTGGTGGGCAAAATCCTTTGCTACGCCATCGTCGCCCTCGCCCTCGATCTGGTCTGGGGCTACGCCGGCCTCCTGTCCCTCGGTCACGGTCTGTTCTTCGCCCTCGGCGGTTATGCGATGGGCATGTACCTGATGCGCCAAGCCTCGGGTGACGGCTTGCCGGCGTTCATGACGTTCCTGTCCTGGACCGAATTGCCGTGGTACTGGACCGGCACCAGCAGCTTCCTCTGGGCCATGTGCCTGGTGGTGTTGGCGCCGGGATTGCTGGCGCTGGTGTTCGGTTTCTTCGCCTTCCGCTCGCGGATCAAGGGCGTGTATTTCTCGATCATGACCCAGGCCCTGACCTTCGCCGGGATGCTGCTGTTTTTCCGCAACGAAACCGGGTTTGGCGGCAACAATGGCTTCACCAATTTCCGCAGCATTCTCGGGTTTGGCATCACGGAACCTGGGACTCGCGCGGTGTTGTTTTTCGCCACGGTACTGTTGCTGGTGGCGAGCCTGTTCATCGGCTGGCGGCTGGCGCAAAGCAAGTTCGGCCGGGTGCTGACCGCGTTGCGCGATGCCGAGAACCGCCTGATGTTCTGCGGCTACGACCCGCGCGGCTTCAAGCTGTTTGTCTGGGTGTTGAGTGCGGTGTTGTGCGGTCTGGCGGGGGCGCTGTATGTGCCGCAAGTCGGAATCATCAACCCGAGCGAAATGTCGCCGACCAACTCGATCGAAGCGGCGGTCTGGGTTGCCTTGGGGGGGCGCGGCACGCTGATCGGCCCGCTGCTGGGTGCCGGCGTGGTCAACGGGATGAAGAGCTGGTTCACCGTGGCGTTTCCGGAATACTGGCTGTTCTTCCTCGGCGCGCTGTTCATCGTCGTGACGCTGTACCTGCCTAAGGGTGTGATCGGTCTGCTGAAGAAAAGGGGTGAATCATGA